One window of the Amycolatopsis mediterranei genome contains the following:
- a CDS encoding helix-turn-helix domain-containing protein, whose protein sequence is MEAEELSGRVSETDPAVALRAVGALHRLAEQVEAAAVAHARERGWSWEQIGDALGVARQSVHAKYGK, encoded by the coding sequence GTGGAAGCGGAAGAGCTTTCGGGACGCGTCTCGGAAACGGACCCGGCGGTGGCGCTGCGGGCGGTGGGCGCCCTGCACCGGCTCGCCGAGCAGGTGGAAGCGGCGGCCGTCGCGCACGCACGGGAGCGGGGCTGGTCGTGGGAGCAGATCGGGGACGCGCTCGGCGTCGCCCGGCAGTCCGTGCACGCCAAGTACGGGAAGTGA
- a CDS encoding Clp protease N-terminal domain-containing protein produces MLVLDRLIAKSPFAVVVTAALEESRRRGDRRLGTEHLLLGLLHDPDSALALGIGLAEARAALDRLDRAALAALGIEVEGLRPAEVPARRGKLTLGAFTSGARAVVNEAIGGTPRPRDPAQLLRVLVKLSPPDPAADLLAELGVDREAVHRWLDSRT; encoded by the coding sequence GTGCTCGTGCTCGACCGGCTGATCGCCAAGAGCCCGTTCGCCGTCGTGGTGACGGCGGCCCTGGAGGAGTCCCGCCGCCGCGGCGACCGGCGGCTCGGCACCGAACACCTGCTGCTGGGCCTGCTGCACGACCCGGACAGCGCGCTCGCGCTCGGCATCGGCCTGGCCGAGGCCCGTGCGGCGCTGGACCGCCTCGACCGGGCGGCCTTGGCGGCGCTCGGCATCGAGGTCGAAGGCCTCCGCCCGGCCGAAGTCCCGGCGCGGCGCGGAAAGCTGACGCTGGGGGCGTTCACCTCCGGTGCGCGCGCGGTCGTCAACGAGGCGATCGGCGGGACGCCGCGGCCGCGGGATCCGGCGCAGCTGCTGCGGGTGCTGGTGAAGCTGAGCCCGCCCGACCCGGCGGCCGATCTGCTGGCGGAACTCGGCGTCGACCGGGAAGCGGTTCACCGGTGGCTGGATTCCCGCACCTGA